DNA sequence from the Oncorhynchus keta strain PuntledgeMale-10-30-2019 chromosome 1, Oket_V2, whole genome shotgun sequence genome:
GTTTGAAAAATTAATGTAAAAAcatgagatgaaaatggacaaactaaaagGTGTGgaatatagaagggtagtcagtggacattctgaacctggTTTAAATCTAGTAGGTAACATGACCAAATAGCTATTGAAATTAGAATGTTTACAAAATTCGTGTGAAATCATGTgggatgaaaatggacaaactaaagcgTGTGCAATATGTAGGCCCACTGAGtgtacattctgaaccttgtcTGAGTCCAGTAGGTCaaatgaccaaggagctattgaaattagaAAGTTAAAAAATGTAGTGTAAAAAcctgtgagatgaaaatggacaaactaaaggatGTGCAATATATAGGGGTAGTTAGTGGACATTCTGAACTTTGTTTgaggtcagtaggtcacatgaccaaggcgCTGTTAAAATTAGAAACATTGAAAAATCATGTCAAATTGTGTGAGATGacaatggacaaactaaagggtgtgtaATGTGTGTTGGACCCAATCCACAGCACTCTCCCTTCATCTGGATTTATTAGGAAATTCGGCTAATGGATGTCAGGCTTTATGGGAGCACATGTCAGCCCCCACCGATATCCCTGGCCTAGCCTAAAACAGAGGAAATCGATGAAAAGCTTCTGCATGTTAGTCCTATCACTTTTGAGCTTTTAGTATTTATTTATCCAAtaaataaacatctaaacaagGAGGTAGAGGCATGATTTTGGTTTCTTTCTACATCTTTATTGTAAGAATATCATACAAAATATATTCAATCAATAGGCTCATCACACAATTGAGACAAGAGatacatggtccttctgtagctcagttggtagagcatggcgcttgtaacgccagggtagtgggttcgatccccgggaccacccatacgtagaatgtatgcacacatgactgtaagtcgctttggataaaaaagcgtctgctaaatggcatttattattattattattattattattatacattattGTTACTCAATACAAGTAATTATCTATAAATACATTTCTCTTTCCGATACCAGAAAACCATACCTGTCCATGTCTATCCAGTTCAACGCTAGTCATGAAGGGGCTAACCTCTGTCTTTCCAAGGCTACACGTACTGTATGCAGAACAGACCCGTTGCTTTCAGTAAGTgtgtacatatactgtagttaGTAGAGGGTATAGTACAGTGGTGGGTCCCATAGCCCGTTGTGTCTTGCATTGCACAGGGAGCACACTGCCTGTGGGGGTCAGTAACCCTGGTCCTTGTGTGACATCCTCAGGATCTGCAGTAAGAGCTCTTGGACCTCCTCATCCATCCGGCCCTGAGGAAGACACAACAAGTCTCATTCACATCCCCTCAACAACACTTCATATTGCACTGACCCAATAATGACGTGTCTTCTACATAGGTGCATAGAGTTGTACTTACCTGTACAGCAGCCAGTAGATGGGATCGGTATACAGCTACAACTTGTCTGTGCTTTCGTTCCCAATCCTGTAATAAgatatacaatacagacagtatgcTCCAGCATTCTTTAAACCATGAACCTCAGTATTGTTTTGGCTCAGTGATGCCCTCACCTGGAGCTCCTTGGAGAGTACAGCCACTCTGTTCTGCAGCGCCACCTGCTGGCCAGGGTTCACAGGGGGGACTCTctcagagtgggagtgagaggAGTGGGAAGAGGAGAGTCCCAGAGGAGGACTCAGGGCCCCCAGAGCCTCCTTCAGACGGAAAACCTCCTTAGACAGCTCCATTATCTACACAGGGAGATCACAGATCCCTTCATTTCCCATGGTCTTTTTCTCAGTTCCAAATCACACTCGTGCCCTCACACTTCAGCACTATGTGTTGATCTAAATGGAATggacagtaacatggccaaattCCACCCAGCTTACCAGAGGGCAAGGGGTAGGTTGCCTGATGACTTATACTGAATTTAATTCCACTGCTCTATTTATTTATCGCTACGTACTTTCAGTCTGAGACCGCCATCGTAAAAGTAGTTTCTGCTGATGTTAAAGAGTGGGGCATTGTACAAAACAAGTCATCAgcgattggatcatctctaaccaatcagagtatcaaagccaatgattTTACCCACACGTCTTCAGGCTCTGGCACAACCCATCGGTTTCTTTGACCAATCAAAATGTTTTGAATGTGTTAGCATTCGAGAAGTCATGCATTCGAGAAGTCATGAGGGAGGAGATCAAATCCGGACTCATCATGGAGAAGAAACATTAGTTGGTGTGGCGTTTGGCCTAAGCGATGTGGATGGGTAGCCAGACAAAGGagtagggtctaggggtcgattTCCAAATAAAGTACAGTGTTGCTCAATTTAACTTCTAccatctgtgtctctgtctcaccTTGCGGTCCTTCTCCTTGACCAGGCCCTGGGAGTCCTGGATGTCTTTGTGGAGCTCCTGGACGTGGCTGGACTGGGCCTGCAGGTCAGCCAGCTGCTGTTGCGCCGTGGCCAGCTGAGCCTCGGCCACCTGACGTTCACTCTTATTAAACAGAGCCTCCCGCTGCACCTGGAACACCTGttgggagggagacagggagaaagaaagatgttttattgtcacacacCGGATagatgcagtgaaatgtgttgttttacagggtcagccatagtagtacagcgcCTTTAGAAAGGGGGGGAGATAGATGAAGGGAAAAGGCCGTAAGgagatatagaacacacacataaATAACGCAAAaggagtctgtagtctgtagcaTGTGGCTTTTAGTCAACTCTTGAGTTAATGTTTGTCTCTAACTTTCTTCAAATTCTCAGTATTTTGGTAAAtaagaacaacacacacacacacacacacacacacacacacacacacacacacacctcggtgCAGGTCTTCTCATGTTTGCGTGTGAGGTCGTTGAATCGGGCGGTGAGTGTGTTGATATCGGCCTGCAGTGAGAGGCGCTGGGACTCGTGGTCCTCCTTGGACACCAGGCCCTGTTCCAAAGCCTTCTGGGACCTcatgtctctcagctctgtctccttcacactcAGAGCATCCTTGGCCTCCGCCGCACTGCTCTCACTGGCCTGCAGAGCGCGCTGCAGCTCCAACTGATACAACAGGAACAGTAGACAGCATGAAGTCAGGAAGTACTACTTTCATAGTACTGTCAAAGATTTTTACAACTAACCCAGGATAGACCAGAGCATGTCATTTTCAGTGGGAGAAAATGAATCACAGTGAGCAAGCCAAGCAAGGAGTTGGGccgagccaagcacgagctagtgAGATCCCATTGGTGCGTTTCAGAATTTATTGGAACATTTCCATTAGGGAGCGCCTACACTGTGATGTGCCCTTGTGCAATAACTCAATCTGCCCTTTGCACTCCTAAACAACGCCGTTTTTAAAAACTTTGGCATATGGTAAAGTCCACAAAACGCAGTCCACTCAGTTTTTTTCAGATTTAagttttggaaacagaaaactgtatggagatctaatgtttcatcgatgagaaaattagcagaatgttggccaaaatccatcttgctccatcttctcccacccccggccactgggcttcctgtcATCAttggatgcttcacatttatggTACTGTAGTGTAGGCTAcccagtccctccaggatttcaCTGGGCTTTATTGTGATATTTGCGGGGAAACATGCTTGATTTTGCTGGGGCAATTCTGACATTTTGCATGGCAATATGCAATGATTTTGTCCAATTTGTCACGAAAATGTGTGGACGAGGGAAAGAGTTTGTTGACATATGGCTTGATTGAACTATATTATGCAGTAAATgtgcagtgatcggttgaaaTTGCGTGCCCTTTTTTTCTACTGCGGTGATGGGCCTGCTTTTTTGCGATAAAATTGCAATGATTTACTGTTTTATGCGGAAATAGTACAGTGATTGGTCAAATTTGCAAGCCCTCAGATAATATGCAGGGAATTGTTGATTTTGCAAAAGAAATTGCGATTGCAGAATTGtggaatcctggagggactggctGTGTATGATTGACAGAAGTGGTGCCATACGTGGCCAAATGTGGGTCATACACAATTCTGGCATTTAGTTATTTGTACTAAAACATATGTTGTATTTATGATAGCCTGATATCCATTTACTTAAAACCTCAATACGATCCGAGGCTAAGTCCCTCATCGCTTGCATGCATTTCTCGTCAAGCTAACCTGAACTTTATTGTGCTCCTCCCTGGGTATAAGGTCCTGTTGTGTGGCCTGTAGCTGGGCCTCTAGCCTAGCCGTCTCAGTCTGGGCATGGCATCGCAGGGCCCTTTCTGCCTGCAGCTCCTGGGCTGTCTGCGCCAGCTGCTCCGACAGGGCCGACAGCTCCTCTGTGTGTTGGGACAGGGACACTGCGTCTCTCATGTGGAGGGTGTCCTGGGCCCGGCCCTCGCGTTCCGCACACAAACAGTCCAGAGCCTGAGCTGCTTCCTGCCTAGCCACCTCCAGTTCCTCTCTCACCCGTCTCAGGGAGGGCTCTAATTGGAGAGAAGAAATATCACAGACTTAGAGAGTGCTCTGATTGGTGAGAAGTGTCATCACGCAAGCCTCAGAAAGAGTTCTGATTTGACAGAACTGCTGTCACAAACTCAGAGAAACATGACAGCAAATGAATGGTTATAAACAACTTATTTAAAGCTtaccactgtgattgactacaGTGAAATCATTTGTCCTTGTGCCACATAGAGCAAAGATGATCGATAAGGTAGAGAATATTATAATACCGGAGTATAACAATAACAGGACACCAGTTAGACAATAGGGAAACACACCTGATgtgatggagggctctgaccccTCAGAcctatcttcctcctcttcctcctcctcgtctccttgGTGGTGTGTGGGGCTGGGGGGGCGTAGTCTCTCCAGCTCCAGTAAAGCCTCGTTCAGTCTCAGGCTGGCCTCAGCTCTCTCCCTGGCCAGCTGCTCACACTGCAGACCCAGGGTCACCTGCACCTCGTCCAGCTCCGAACGGGGAACACACTGCCTCAGCTCCTCCTCCAGCTCCCCCACACGCCCCTGCAGCCTCCACACCACCTCCCCTTCTTGCTTTaccacaccctctctcctttcccccgcTTTCCCTGACTCCTTGCTCTCTGCCAGGTCGGCTTCAAGCTCACTCACCCTCTCCCTGAGGCTCCTCACTGTCTCACTCTCCCCTCCCCCGTCCTCCTTTTCACCCTCTTTTTCTGTTCCTTTATCTTCCAGGGCTGCCTGTAGTTTCTTCACTTTCTTTCTCAGCTGTTTGACTGTGTCATTGTCCCCTGTGCTCTCGCCCTCACCCTCACTCtgttcctccccctgtctctctcgctctttcagtaccgcctccaggtccctcaccctctctctcagctgCTGTGTCTCCTGGCCCGCCCCCTCCGTCTCACCCACCGTGCCCCCATGGCCCCCTGCCTGTTCCACAGAGTAGAACCCAAGGTGCACCTGTTCTCTCAGCTCCTCCAGTTCAGACTGGGAGTGGGCCAGCTGCTCCTCCAGCCCACACAGCCTCTCCTTCAGCTCCTTActgctctccccctccatctcctctgtccgttccttcccctctgcccctgacaccccatctcctcccccttccACCTCCTCACACCTGCagaaaatcaaatcaatttatatagcccttcatacatcagctgatatctcaaagtgctgtacagaaacccagcctaaaaccccaaacagcaagcaatgcaggtgtaaaagacAACAAACATCAGAACTGAAGTGAAGTGAGAGGTTTAACTATGGTTGTAGAGGCATATTATGTTAGCTAGAATCTTCTAATTACAATACTGTGGCTGGCAGGGTTCAAATTACACACGGACTCTTAAATAGTGGGCTTAAAGATGCTAAAAATAGTGGGCTGGACCAGTGTTAATATTTTGGACCCTTATGGGGGTGTCCATGTTGATTTAATACTTTAGTCCTTACCGGGGTGCCCTCATGGTAGTGCACAGCACCCCAGGGCACCTCTATAAATTGAACTCAAACCCTAGTGGGTGGTATGAAtgtgacattttagtcatttagtagatgctcttatccagaaggTATAAGGTGGCTGGTGTAAGATGGTGTGGGTGGTAATCCTTACCCCTGTTCCCCTGCCATGCTGGAGGCCTCAGCTGAAGCCTGGGCCTGGGAGTAATGCTCCTGCAGAGCTTCAAACTCCCTCCTCAGGGAGTCATACAGAGCCGTGGGGACAAAGTCTGGGCCGGATGTCTGCATGTCAGTGTCATCTTTCTCAAACATCTCCAGCATCTGCAAACCACACAAGATCACAGTACAGAAATAATCAGTGAGGGTTTGTTTATTCTCTAGCGGTTGTGATATGTATATCATAGGTTAAGCATCCTATTTTCCTATTGTCAAAACTTTATCAACTCAAGTCGCCAGTCACAgaactcctctactcctccttgCTGACAGGTTCAGACTTTATACCAGCCCTTGTACTAGCTCTCATGCAGTACACAGCCTCAGACACACCCTCCAATGGTAGCCTGGCTGTAACCCTTTGTCCCGATTCTGTCTACTTGTACAGACCATGACCCAGTTAGTGAAGAATGCCTGCAACCagtctctgtgcctctctgtgaTGCTATTATTCTATTCCTAGCTGGATGCTACATCATAGGCCTATAAAGTGGTTATGACTAACGGTCCAATCTGACGCTGCACAGCCAGCCTTGAACCAGCAGCATCATCAGTACTACTCTGGACTCTGAAGGGCCTTTTAAGAACTCCCTCTCTATCAATTCATTAgccaatgctgtgtgtgtgtgtttgttacctgCACTTTCAGGACCAGCTCCTGATTCTGTAAGGCCAGCTCCTTCAGCTGTTTGCGTAGCTCAGCCACAGTGTCTGAGTCTGCAGCACCAGGAGAGGTGGGGTTGAGGGAGTCTGCCTCCCCCTCGTCCAGAGCAGAGGGAGACTCTCTCGACCGCCTGGAGAGCAGCTTCTCAGCACCTTCAAGATAGACGGAGGTAAATCAATGCCATATTTTGACTAACAAAACATCAGCCGTTGCCATGTCAGTAGCAAGAATCTGAGTGATGATTCATCATCGAGGTATGACGCTTATTAGGCTGCTATAGCCTAAGTCCATCTATCCAACATTTGGTCAGTTTAACAAATTTAACAAACTGCCAGCAGTATTCCCTCTCTACCCGCACACACCTGGGAAGTCCAGCATGTCGTCATCTGAGTCACTGGCACCGATCACCTGACCTGCCTTCAGCTCCTCCAGTTCAGTCTGCAGCCTGTCCCGCTCTGCCTCCGCCTGCTGCAGACGCTCTCTCAGCTGAGTCAGCTagcacagggagagagtgagttcACAGCGGATTTATTTTCAGATATATGAGAGGTTTCTAGGGAATAGGCGTTTGAGCTTGAACTCAGGCACGGAAGTGGACGTTGCATGCAGTACCTCCTCCAGGGCAGTGTGGGCACTGTTCTGCTGCTGCTCCAGACCTTTGATCTTCTGGAGCAGACGTCCTCTTTCCAGACGCAGTCTGCGGATCTCCTCAAAcacctcctcatcctccatctcacagacacacacatagcaaTACCCATCAGTAATATCACAGTCACACAGCAGCACCGTACTCATTAGCAGTCTCAAATTGAATACAGTAGATAGTCATTCACTATGTAttgtctgttactgtctgctaCAGTCATAAATACTGATCCTAAAAATGTATATCTAAAGATGAGTACCTTGAATTGAGATGTGTTAAGGTTGTATACCATAAGAATAAGCAGATTTTATCTCCTGTATGCTTAGTTGCTATTAGCGTTGCAAatggagggtatattactggtaacATTTACCAGTAAACTAACAGAATCTAGTGGCCTTTCTGGTTAATTCAGATGATCACAGGTGTCTGTTATTATCTCTGGTCTTCTGTGTGGCCTTATCACTTAAAATatatacaataatacaataattttaaaaatgtaaaaaaatatgacAAAACTATGAAACATGAACATAAATATAACCCATCAATTTATTGAATAACATTGATGTTTAAAAAGATGGTTACAGCATTAAAAATCCTTTATATTTTTTACACTTTTATATATTTTACTAGCTTTGTCAATAGGTCTTTGTTGTTCATTTTTTTGCAGCCAAACTGGTGACAGTTGCGAAAAAAAGTaaatagttggaagagttgcagagttaattgaaaataatgccattgttgattagatACTTTTTAAATTAGGCTATCTCTTGAAccatctactagaaactcatggacaatataGACAAAGATTTAAAATAGATTACCTATTAATTACCAACTTTGCAGAACATTttggtaactttggtaaattaccgtAGTTTTGCAACCCTAGGTGCTATGCATACACTATGCAGTGGCAGGGGACGTAACTCACAAGGTTAGCCTGAGCAGAGCGCTGCGTCTCTGGGGACTGAGGAAGGGGAGCGGGTCTCTGGGTCAGAGGCtcaggagaggcagggggaggagggctCTGGGAGGCAGGAGATGGCGGGGAGCCCTGGAACATGGTTATCAAAGTTATTATGAGCATGATTATCACAGCATAAGTAAGAGTTAGTAAGAATCATACAAAAAGCATTTTGATATGTCAAAGTAACAACTATGTCATCCATCTCTGGAGCTGCAGTCGTACCTGGGGAGGGGAGCGTGGAGGAGGGGGGGCTTTCCTCTTACGGGGGGTCGTACCCCCtggtagaggagggggaggagggggctgtCGCTGGAGGCACAAACAAACAgaaggaacaggggaacaggggaaagcaggaggagaggagcaacAAGGTCCATAACAAAGCAAGCAGTACTGTCGCCTAAAATGTCTTGTAATGAGACTTTTACTTGTTTTCCTTGTGAGATGTTACTTCAGCTGTTGTTGTTCAAAAGTTGTCATTGTAGATTGAACATGTGATAAGAAGTTGGTGTTCGTTCCTATGTCATAAAGTCTATTATGCACAATTCAGTAATATGTTTTCAAATGAAAATGAAATGATGAGTGGTAAGTTACCTCTTCTCCATTGCCCTCAGTGGCTACGTATGCATGGGAGAGACAAACGGCAAGGCCTTTTAACCTCTGGTCCATTGAGATTcaagacactcacacacacacgcaatgatTTACACTGCAGCTAAAGCTAAAAAGCATACCCACTACCCACAAAAGCATACCCACTACCCACAAAAGCATACCCCCAAAATCTAAATAAAAAATCCTCCTATATCCTGTCGcacacagtataccaccacacaacagtgtaccaccacacaacagtgtaccaccacacaacagtataccaccacacaacagtataccaccacacaacagtataccaccacacaacagtataccaccacacaacagtgtaccaccacacaacagtataccaccacacaacagtataccaccacacaacagtataccaccacacaacagtataccaccacacaacagtataccaccacacaacagtataccaccacacaacagtgtaccaccacacaacagtgtaccaccacacaacagtataccaccacacaacagtataccaccacacaacagtataccaccacacaacagtgtaccaccacacaacagtgtaccaccacacaacagtgtaccaccacacaacagtgtaccaccacacaacagtgtaccaccacacaacagtataccaccacacaacagtgtaccaccacacaacagtataccaccacacaacagtgtaccaccacacaacagtgtaccaccacacaacagtataccaccacacaacagtgtaccaccacacaacagtgtaccaccacacaacagtgtaccaccacacaacagtgtaccaccacacaacagtgtaccaccacacaacagtataccaccacacaacagtataccaccacacaacagtgtaccaccacacaacagtgtaccaccacacaacagtataccaccacacaacagtgtaccaccacacaacagtgtaccaccacacaacagtataccaccacacaacagtgtaccaccacacaacagtgtaccaccacacaacagtgtaccaccacacaacagtgtaccaccacacaacagtgtaccaccacacaacagtataccaccacacaacagtgtaccaccacacaacagtataccaccacacaacagtgtaccaccacacaacagtgtaccaccacacaacagtgtaccaccacacaacagtgtaccaccacacaacagtgtaccaccacacaacagtataccaccacacaacagtgtaccaccacacaacagtataccaccacacaacagtgtaccaccacacaacagtgtaccaccacacaacagtgtaccaccacacaacagtgtaccaccacacaacagtgtaccaccacacaacagtgtaccaccacacaacagtgtaccaccacacaacagtataccaccacacaacagtgtaccaccacacaacagtgtaccaccacacaacagtgtaccaccacacaacagtataccaccaca
Encoded proteins:
- the LOC118361531 gene encoding ankyrin repeat domain-containing protein 24-like; amino-acid sequence: MRAPRCEEVEGGGDGVSGAEGKERTEEMEGESSKELKERLCGLEEQLAHSQSELEELREQVHLGFYSVEQAGGHGGTVGETEGAGQETQQLRERVRDLEAVLKERERQGEEQSEGEGESTGDNDTVKQLRKKVKKLQAALEDKGTEKEGEKEDGGGESETVRSLRERVSELEADLAESKESGKAGERREGVVKQEGEVVWRLQGRVGELEEELRQCVPRSELDEVQVTLGLQCEQLARERAEASLRLNEALLELERLRPPSPTHHQGDEEEEEEEDRSEGSEPSITSEPSLRRVREELEVARQEAAQALDCLCAEREGRAQDTLHMRDAVSLSQHTEELSALSEQLAQTAQELQAERALRCHAQTETARLEAQLQATQQDLIPREEHNKVQLELQRALQASESSAAEAKDALSVKETELRDMRSQKALEQGLVSKEDHESQRLSLQADINTLTARFNDLTRKHEKTCTEVFQVQREALFNKSERQVAEAQLATAQQQLADLQAQSSHVQELHKDIQDSQGLVKEKDRKIMELSKEVFRLKEALGALSPPLGLSSSHSSHSHSERVPPVNPGQQVALQNRVAVLSKELQDWERKHRQVVAVYRSHLLAAVQGRMDEEVQELLLQILRMSHKDQGY
- the LOC118389960 gene encoding ankyrin repeat domain-containing protein 24-like → MKSLKAKFKKNESQDWSKSDERLLQAVEQNEPDKVAALIVKKGLCPTKLDVEGKSAFHLCASRGRLDCLEVILAHGPDINVTDGTGFSALHLAAKNCQPECLKRLLQERLSVDSTDSFGRTALHHAAVSGCLSCTETLWDFKASLDAQDGDGVTALILGAQMSRVELCAFLLDRGANPNIQDSQGRSALMLACESDSAETVEALLRGGANPHLADALGHHAVHYSSTAGNQRIAQLLQNRAPATEGNGEERQPPPPPPLPGGTTPRKRKAPPPPRSPPQGSPPSPASQSPPPPASPEPLTQRPAPLPQSPETQRSAQANLMEDEEVFEEIRRLRLERGRLLQKIKGLEQQQNSAHTALEELTQLRERLQQAEAERDRLQTELEELKAGQVIGASDSDDDMLDFPGAEKLLSRRSRESPSALDEGEADSLNPTSPGAADSDTVAELRKQLKELALQNQELVLKVQMLEMFEKDDTDMQTSGPDFVPTALYDSLRREFEALQEHYSQAQASAEASSMAGEQG